tctaatcatggttaattaatccctaatcttcattaatattttcataagtaaaatttataagcaacttgtgtatcaaaataaaatcggaggttaaaagtctctacctcgtatcccaaaataatcttgtcctaaacttgtcgcgattagcttaaaatatccccatgtacaaaaatacgggatataacacaaaaatagttattttttggaactttatgacattttaatattattcttttttagaattataatttatgTTCTTGGTGTTTGTGAACTTGATTTATATGATAGGTTGAtcgtgttcaaatcacaaaCGTGTGTattcttgttaataaatttGTCAATAGTTTTAATGATAatgaatctgttgcaacaactctgTACTGTtggttttatccaacaagtaacaaGACTCTATTGCAGCAACTAGTATCTTGTTGGAACAGTATCTCACTTGCTGCAATGGATACTAAGGTTATTCTGTTACAATGATACTACTTCTTTCATAGTCAGATAATTAGGTTATTCTGTACGtatactacttgattcacccgtatttagtgatcaacaaagggaatcaatgatatttagtgataaacaaaggaaatcaacgatataTAGTGATCAATgcataatacttaatcaatttgatgtattttgagtcaggaaagatgatttaTTGAGTCAAGTATGCTAAAAACGAGTGGTCATTAgggtgaattgatgtgaactacttgattcacccatatttagtgataaacaaaggagatcAACGATATTTaatgatcaatgtataatacttaatcaatttgatgtattttgaatcaagaaagatgatctactaagtcattatgcactaaatcgagtgatcattagagtgaattgatgtgaactacttgattcactcatatttagtgataaacaaaggaaatcaacgatatttagtgatcaatgtataatacttaatcaatttgatgtgttttgagtCAAGagagatgatctactaagtcagtatgcactaaatcgagtgatcattagagtaaTTTGAtgcgaactacttgattcacccatatttagtgttaaacaaagaaaatagtGGGTATTTAGCGATGAATATATACGTCTACTAATATCCatggattagatagtaatttcatggattagatgggcgattctaagtgtattcttcctaaatcgagtgatcattagagtgatttgatgtgaaGTACTTAATTcgaccatatttagtgataaaaaaatgaattcagTGTTATtcagtataaacaaaggagttCAATGTGATCGATATcgtgaatatgttgcaacaatggaggggttgttgcaacatatgagatacttgcggcaacatatgagtaagttgttgcaacatatgagtaagttgttgcaacatatgagtaagttgttgcaacatatgagatacctGCTGCAACAtgtgagtaagttgttgcaacaactactaACTTGCTTCGTATATCCCATCCATCTATTGAAGCAGCATTAGTAACTCGTTGTAACTTCTTCAACAaatgtatgatctgttgcaacaattaactcATCTGTTGCGACATTTTTTAGTTTTGCAATAatttaagcattttttttttgattttttcaacaaggtgagtaatttgttgcaacaactaagcaacttgtttaaaaagattagtaacttgttgaaacaaacattagtaacttgttgaaataaattagtaacttgttgcaacttcttcaacaactgtatgcatctattgcaacaattagtaagcaaaataaataagttcataaatagAAATTGTTCAATAGACACCTTggctccaaataccacaacttaagtaataatttTGTTTACATTTGCTTACCGGGGTATAGCGATTTTGGATCTACTCCATCTCCTTTCGTTTCCATCGTtagtttcttcatcttctagttctcttcttcactttctttatTTGTATCTACCGCTTCTTGGCTctgttcttcttcatcttcgaGGGTTGATTGTTAATTTGGGCTGCCAATTTGACTATATCTTTCCTCAACATTTGTCGATTCATAAATAGGTACatcttacttgttgcaacaagtgtagaacttgttgcaacaactacaaatctgttggatatcttctacaaacagaaccaaataaccgaagctatgtccaacagatttgtagttgttacAACAGATTGTATACttattgcaacaagtgtagaacttgttgcaactacaaatctgtaggatatcttctacaaatagaaccaaataactgaagctatgtccaacagatttgtagttgttgtagcagattgtctacttgttacaacaagtttagagcttgttgcaacaattacaaaTTTGTTGGAtgtcttctacaaacagaagcaaataactgaagctatgtccaatagATTAGTGAGTcattgcaacagattgtctacttgttgcaaaaagtgtagaacttgttgaaCAACGACAAATCTGTTggttatcttctacaaacagaaccaggacaagaacaaaaaactaTATGTTGGATATATTTtcctaaaccctgaaccataccaggacaacaatagaaaaaccatctatttcactacaaacacacaacaacaacctggattttatccaaacttttcctaaaccaaaaaaaaaaaaaataataaattcaaaacttcctttcaagattttttttttggagtgggTGGGgtgtgcaaaaaaccaaaaataaaaatttttcaaaacctttttttaaaaatagtttttttgtgggtgggggaagtaagaaaccaaaaaaaaaaaaaaaaattaaaaaacttcttttcaaaaaaaattatttttttgggttgggaggggggggggtggtggtgcaaaaaaacaaaaactttgcaaaacttctttttttaaaataattttttttggaagggtggtgggtgcaaaaaacaaaaagaaaaacttttctaacttttaaaaaaaaaatatttttgagggaGGGGGTGAGGGGTAGGAGGAGGAGGAGTGgggttgttaaaaaaaaaaaaacttaaaaaaaaaaattgggaggGGGCGGGGGGAGGGTTgggggaggaggagggggggggggtgaaataacaaataaagaaaatcaaaacttaaaaaaaaaaaaaatcattttggggggggggggggggggggggtggggggaggagGTCGAGGGGGGCcggtgaaaaagcaaataaaaaaatttaaaactttgtttttttaaaaaaaaatttggggttgcgCGGGGGGAGGGGTGTGGGGAGGGGGGCGGAGGAGGGGTGGGAGCGAGGGGGGGTTGgtgaaaaagtaaataaaaaaattaatttttttttttaaaaaaaattggtgttgtgcggggaggggggaggggcgGCGGAAGAGGGGTAGGAGCAGGGGGCTGGTgataaagcaaataaaaaatttaatttttttaaaaaaaaaaacgaaattgGTGTTGGGGGGGGCGAGGGTTGGGGGTGGAAGGCAAGAGGGTACGGTgataaagcaaataaaaaaatttaaattttttttttaaaaaaaaaaattaggattgGGGGGTGGGGTTGGAGAAAGGGGGCTAGtggaatttttaaaatttaattgaggtctttttatattttataaaagattataagctttaaaaattataatttaatccTAACTTAAATTaatcatatttttaatataagttTGACCTTGGAGACCTTTTCTAATTAggggataaggcaccattacccctctgaactatacccgaatttgctacgacacaccttacctttcccagggtcctattacccccctaaacttatttaaaacggaataattacccccctaaaaGCTGATGCCCCTCTCGGATGGgagagagtgacatacactctccttgccacatgtgtatttatttgttttcttcttttttttttttttcactacgtgtcaattttaaaataaaaataaaaaatcgaattttcattaaaaaaaaatgagttttaaaacccgtcattttttttttaatttgaaaatttgatttttttttaaacccatttaaaaaaaaaaaactaaaaacatggatttaaaaatcgaattttcttttaaaaaaaggatttttaaaaccctttttaaaaaaaaaaattgaaaatttgttttttttgtaaaacccgtttttgaaaaagaaaaaaaaaactgaaaaatgatgtttttttttaaatatggaaaaatggatttgttaaaaatatggaaaacttgattatttttttaaaaaatcttgcttttcatgatttcattttcttaggacacttttatttttcaaataaaatccggaaaagtgtttttcttgccaaaatgtgaaaaaactgaatttttataaaattttgaaaaaattaattattttcttaacatgtggaaaaccctttttttaaaactaaatgtggaagactagatttattttcaaattttaagaaaatgcagatttttaagaaaaaaaaaattaagttttccccttttttatgttttcactctctcaaagagagtgaaacacactctctttgccacatcaagcagtttagggggtaattattccgttttaaataagtttagggggtaatagggcccagggaaaggtaaggtgtgtcgtagcaaattcgggtatagttcagggtaatggtgccttatccctcTAATTAGGAGACTTTTTTATGACCATAAGTGTAccctctttattttcttgcaatTCTAGAGAatcaagaaagaagaagaaaagaaaaaaatgatgcGAACAAGATTGTTATGGTTCACAATAGGTTTCACTTCAGCTTCAGCTACAATGACTCACTTCATATTCAGAGATTTATGGGCTGATCGAATCTCTCTTTCTTCCCAAGTATTTTTTTCTGACCAAAATAccctttattattattattatttgtttcttgaaaaaagaaatgtttatttatgattttaatattttgtttttgggtGTATAGTTGAAGGAGAAATTTGGTGTTTTGGGAACCAGAGTTTCAAATCTTGAATCAGTGCTTCATGATAGTCCCAATACTCACCAGGTATTTTCTTCTTAATGTATagaattaagggtgtgtttgataGGAAAATGTTTTGGCGGAAAATATGTGATTTTCCTactcattttcttgtgtttgataAGTAAGTTGGAAAATGTCATTTTAAAGCAAAACGCCATGAGGTTTTTGAAGTCGGAGTGGTGGTGGGATAGGCAGAATGGGGGGTGGGTGTAGCCTGGGGGATAGGGGgatagggtgggggtgggggtgggggtacgTGGGGTAGTGGAAGGGTGGGGGTatggggtgggtgggtggggcAGGCAGGGGCTTAGGGGCGGGTGGATAGTGCAGCTGTGGGTTGGGATGCATTGGTGAGTTTTTATTGATCCGGAAAATGTTTTGCCTcaaatttttaaggaaaacatATTCTcctattttgaaatatttttccgAGATATTTAGTGCAATCAAACGAGAGAAAATGGAAAAACATTtttcgtcataccaaacacacccgaAGAGTGCATTTAGTAATAGGGAATTCTCTTTCCATCATGGAAATTGTTGCTAATTACTTGGAAGAATAGCTATATTTTTCTGGAATGAAGCACGGGAATGATTCTGAAGCaagtttttttttgtaatttgttTCACCTGAATTTTGCTTGAGTAGTTAAGGTTATCGTTtgttctttttacttttttgatTAGGCAGTTAAGCTGGTCAATTTATGTTTATAGTATGGTTCTACTATGAGATTATTTATTAGATAAGCGCATTCAAACGGAATTAAGCTTCGTTTAGTTCCATTTGAAGAGCATAAGACGGACAAAAAGAATGCTCTGCAAAATAAAAGTTCCAGAAGAAGAGAATTGATCATCTTGAGAGGGGTATTGGTATTTTGTGCATGCTAAATACTAATCAAAACATTGAACTTGAATGTGTATAGTGAATGCATCTTTCTGATATCGGCATACCCACACCTTGAGAAATCTGGATTTTGATTGTGGTCCTCCTAGTTTTCCAACGTTGGCTTGCTATGAAGTTTTCTGCATTTAGTCGAGGTACGTGCAAGTTGGTCAAAATACCACCACTGCCAATAGCAATTACAACTACACCTCAGTCCCAAACAAGGTGTGGTCCAAAATTTATGGTCCAAAACaaccttagatatttgtgtggctgtaaatcatctcatgttaaattgtttctaaatatagaaccGTGACATTCTGCTAGGGACAGAGTAAAAAGGAAAgcgtgccacataaattgggacagagagagtaatAAAAATAGACATTCTCTAACAAGTGTAACATCTATCCTTAACTAGTAGCTATCACCTATATGCatctttttcttccattgtGACCTATCTTTAGCTAAATTTGCATTGATACCAAACATTTGTAGGTCTTTCAAGACAACTTCCTTCCAGTGATTTTAGGTCTACCCTGTTCTCGTTTAACACCTTCACTTACCATAGTTTCAGACCTACGAACTCTGAATCTATAGGTCGACGCAAaacatgtccaaaccatctcaagCGACCTTCTCGCCTTTATCCTCATTGCGTGCTACTTGCACTATCTAGCGAATGTGGTCTTTTTTAATCTTATGTAGCCTGGCATGACCTCACATCCATCTTAGCATCCCCATCTCTGCAACAGTCATCTTGTTGGTATGTTGGACTTTAGCAGTCCGTCATTCACACCGTATAACATAACACCTGAATAGCACTTCTCCGTTTCAAGCATCCAGTTCCAATCCTATGAGTAACATCCTCATCTatcattccattttcttgaaataacGAGCCTAGATATCTAAATTGTTTGCTTTTCAGCACCGCAATTCTGTCTAGTCTCACCGTAACATTTCTCTTATCATGTTGATTAAAACTGCAATACATACATGTATTTAGTCTTACTTCTACTTATCATAAAACCCTTATAAATTGTTTCTCCATAGTTCAAGATTTTGGTTGACACCTTCTCTAGTTTCATTTATTAACACAATATCATCAGTATATAGCCTACACTGTAAGACCTCATCTTGTATCATGTTGGTTACCTCGTCCATAACTAGGGTAAACAAGTAGGGGTTCAGTGCCGGTCCCTAGTGTCAATCCACTGTTATGGGAAACTCCTCTGAATCACCTACTATTGTTTTCACGCTAGTGGCGACTCTTTCATACATGCCCTTTATGgcatttatatttttaataagaaTTTCTTTCATCTCCATCACCCATCAAAGGACTTTGTGTGGTGTTTTATCATATGCTCTAGATTAATAAACATCATGTGTAGATCTTTCTTCATGATAGGTTTTCATCAATTCTCTTAGCCAAAATATAGTCTTCGTTGTAGGTTTACTGAGCATAAATCGAAACTGGTTCTCTTTCACTCTTGTCGTGTTCCTAAGTCTACACCCTATCACTCTTTCCCAGAGTTTCATCGTATGACTCATGAGTTTATGCCACAATAGTTCGCACAACTTTGAATACCTTTTTTGTTCTTATAAATCAGAATCAGGGTCCTCTTCCTCCACTCATTGGGCCTCCTACCACTTCTTAGTATAGCTTGAATAGCTTGGTGAACCATTCTCGGACCTCTCCAAGGCACTTCCAAACATCTATTGGGACAGTATCAGGACCACAAGCTTTTCTAATTCTCATATTTTTCATGGCATCCTTTTATCTTCGGCCTAATTCTACGAGCGTAGCTAAAGTTTGTATTATTCACAAATATGTGGAGgtctaaaatattattctctTGGTTCGCGTGGAATAATTTATCAAAATAGTCTCTCCGTCTCTCCTTCATCTCGTTATTACCTGTAAACACTTGTTGAGGATCATCCTTAGCGCATTTGACCTTGTTTAAATCCTTATCCTTCTTCTCCCTTAGTCGTGCTAGTTTAAATATTACTTTCTCCCCTTCTCATGCCCCTAGCTTGTGATACAAGCTGTCTAGAGCTTCCCTCGGGCTTACTAACTTTCTTAGCTTCCC
This portion of the Lycium ferocissimum isolate CSIRO_LF1 unplaced genomic scaffold, AGI_CSIRO_Lferr_CH_V1 ctg16911, whole genome shotgun sequence genome encodes:
- the LOC132042671 gene encoding uncharacterized protein LOC132042671 isoform X2, with the translated sequence MMRTRLLWFTIGFTSASATMTHFIFRDLWADRISLSSQLKEKFGVLGTRVSNLESVLHDSPNTHQDEGN
- the LOC132042671 gene encoding uncharacterized protein LOC132042671 isoform X1 gives rise to the protein MMRTRLLWFTIGFTSASATMTHFIFRDLWADRISLSSQLKEKFGVLGTRVSNLESVLHDSPNTHQDTIFHGCYPTF